From the Quercus lobata isolate SW786 chromosome 6, ValleyOak3.0 Primary Assembly, whole genome shotgun sequence genome, one window contains:
- the LOC115950678 gene encoding glucan endo-1,3-beta-glucosidase 8-like — MAPAMFIAWTFCAMLISNNLVQGIGVNWGSQSSHPLNPSIVVGMLKDNGIKQAKLFDADGWTVSAFAGSGIEVMVGIPNNQLKGLANDYDKAKDWVKENVTKQINDVDIRYVGVGNEPFLKSYNGTHLKTTFPALQNIQKALNEAGYRGKIKATVPLNADVYEASSNKPSDGNFRKDVRSVMLQIVKFLDENDAPFLVNIYPFLSLYQSSSFPMDFAFFDGGSPIQDKNIQYTNVFDANFDTLVWALRKNGFGDLKIMVGEVGWPTDGNINATPKLAKRFYDGFLKRMANKKGTPLRPGQMEAYLFGLLDEDMKSIDPGDFERHWGIFRYDGQPKFPIDFSGKNNNKMPVGAKGVQYMDSQWCVLTEDTKNITELVPEIDYACSNSDCSSLGYGSTCNSLDARGNVSYAFNMYYQMQDQSVEACKFNGRAEIVKQNASKGSCLFPVQVLSAGERLSLAYGATIIAGLLLSLFTLV, encoded by the exons atggcaccagccATGTTCATTGCATGGACTTTTTGTGCAATGTTGATCTCAAACAACCTTGTACAAGGTATAGGTGTCAATTGGGGTTCCCAGTCATCGCACCCTTTGAACCCCAGCATTGTGGTTGGCATGTTAAAGGACAATGGGATCAAACAAGCGAAGCTTTTCGATGCAGATGGTTGGACGGTCAGTGCTTTCGCCGGGTCGGGGATTGAGGTCATGGTTGGTATCCCTAATAACCAGCTGAAAGGCCTCGCTAATGACTACGATAAAGCCAAAGATTGGGTCAAAGAAAATGTcaccaaacaaattaatgatGTTGATATCAG GTATGTTGGTGTTGGAAACGAGCCATTCTTGAAGAGTTACAATGGTACTCATCTAAAGACTACATTCCCAGCATTACAAAACATTCAAAAGGCTCTGAATGAGGCTGGCTATCGCGGCAAAATCAAAGCCACAGTACCCCTTAATGCTGATGTCTATGAGGCTTCTTCAAACAAACCATCAGATGGTAACTTTCGCAAGGATGTTCGTAGTGTTATGCTCCAAATAGTAAAATTCCTCGACGAAAATGATGCCCCATTTTTGGTTAACATATATCCCTTCCTTAGTCTTTATCAAAGCTCAAGTTTCCCCATGGATTTTGCTTTCTTTGATGGTGGCAGCCCAATTCAAGACAAGAATATCCAATATACGAATGTGTTTGATGCCAATTTTGATACACTTGTTTGGGCACTAAGAAAGAATGGTTTTGGGGACTTGAAAATCATGGTAGGAGAAGTTGGATGGCCTACTGATGGTAACATAAATGCCACCCCAAAATTGGCTAAAAGGTTCTATGATGGGTTCCTTAAGAGAATGGCTAACAAAAAGGGAACCCCACTTAGGCCAGGCCAAATGGAAGCTTACCTTTTTGGCCTTCTTGATGAGGACATGAAGAGCATTGATCCTGGGGACTTTGAGCGCCACTGGGGGATTTTCCGCTATGATGGGCAGCCCAAGTTTCCAATTGATTTTAGTGGCAAAAATAATAACAAGATGCCAGTAGGTGCAAAAGGGGTCCAATACATGGATTCTCAATGGTGTGTGCTTACAGAGGATACTAAGAACATAACCGAATTAGTTCCTGAAATTGATTATGCATGTTCTAACTCTGATTGCAGCAGCTTGGGTTATGGCTCTACATGCAACAGTTTGGACGCCCGTGGGAACGTGTCTTATGCTTTTAACATGTACTACCAAATGCAAGACCAAAGTGTTGAGGCATGCAAATTCAACGGGCGAGCTGAGATTGTTAAGCAAAATGCTTCCAAAGGAAGTTGCCTATTTCCTGTACAGGTATTAAGTGCTGGAGAGAGGCTGAGCTTGGCATATGGAGCAACTATTATTGCTGGATTGTTGTTGAGCTTGTTCACATTGGTTTGA